The Deltaproteobacteria bacterium genome window below encodes:
- a CDS encoding pirin family protein: MTDKFKVLRLAKGVHVVDGAGVKINRIIGTNALSHIDPFVLLDEIRSSKPDDYVAGFPTHPHRGIETITYMIHGSFRHKDSRGGGGLLTDGCVQWMTAGKGILHSEMPEETKGELWGYQLWLNLAAKDKMTEPGYQHISPDMIPAVEKDGVVVKVISGKYGNATGPAKNILSADYFDVSLDKNAAMEIKIRKGMSCFIYVHTGEVLVRSGKEEDIVSEKTLAELPAGFDVEFTSNGKKAGFLYFAASPNNEPIARGGPFVMNTRDEIRQAFEDYESGLIG, encoded by the coding sequence ATGACCGATAAATTCAAGGTACTGCGCCTTGCAAAGGGCGTGCACGTGGTGGACGGCGCAGGGGTGAAGATAAACCGTATAATAGGCACAAACGCGCTAAGCCACATAGATCCGTTTGTTTTGTTGGACGAGATACGAAGTTCCAAGCCGGACGATTATGTTGCCGGGTTCCCGACGCACCCGCACCGCGGCATAGAAACGATTACGTATATGATACACGGCAGTTTTCGTCATAAAGATTCGAGGGGCGGCGGCGGTTTGCTTACCGACGGCTGCGTGCAGTGGATGACGGCAGGAAAGGGCATTCTTCATAGCGAAATGCCCGAGGAAACAAAGGGCGAGCTATGGGGTTACCAGCTCTGGCTAAACCTTGCTGCGAAGGATAAGATGACCGAACCCGGGTACCAGCACATTTCCCCGGACATGATACCGGCAGTTGAAAAAGACGGCGTCGTGGTAAAGGTAATATCAGGAAAATACGGCAACGCAACAGGCCCGGCAAAAAATATACTTAGCGCGGATTACTTCGACGTGTCGCTTGATAAAAACGCGGCAATGGAAATAAAAATCAGAAAAGGCATGAGCTGTTTTATATATGTTCATACAGGGGAAGTGCTGGTCAGGTCGGGTAAGGAAGAAGATATTGTCAGCGAAAAGACCCTTGCAGAGCTTCCTGCAGGCTTTGATGTCGAATTCACGTCAAACGGCAAAAAGGCGGGGTTTCTGTATTTTGCCGCTTCCCCGAATAACGAGCCGATTGCAAGGGGAGGGCCTTTTGTCATGAACACGCGTGACGAGATAAGGCAGGCATTCGAGGATTACGAGAGCGGGCTCATAGGGTAA
- a CDS encoding chorismate pyruvate-lyase family protein: MKIVQKRSKLPVHAAGAGGVEAAKAGLIAIEGSLTLAIERIYGALVEAELIRGFFSEADKDAAASLNINTGEKILVREVWLKVRGERLVYALTLVDCSATEKGLVEALRAVSEPLGKLLEALKAVYEKLDMQSGVMDDENEVRMLGMHGAPLNARSFRLVNAGAQGPKINAFVTEVFSRELTERCVSGGRPGEKG; the protein is encoded by the coding sequence ATGAAGATAGTTCAAAAACGCTCTAAACTGCCGGTACATGCGGCAGGTGCCGGAGGCGTCGAAGCTGCCAAAGCCGGGCTTATTGCAATAGAAGGCTCGCTTACGCTCGCCATAGAGCGTATCTACGGCGCTTTGGTAGAGGCGGAGCTCATAAGGGGGTTTTTCTCGGAGGCAGATAAAGACGCGGCAGCTTCCTTGAATATAAACACAGGCGAAAAAATCCTCGTGCGCGAGGTATGGCTTAAGGTCAGGGGAGAAAGGCTTGTTTATGCCCTGACGCTCGTTGATTGCAGCGCAACGGAGAAAGGGCTTGTCGAAGCGCTTAGGGCAGTGAGCGAGCCGCTTGGGAAGCTCCTTGAGGCTCTAAAGGCTGTGTATGAAAAGCTCGATATGCAAAGCGGCGTCATGGACGATGAAAACGAAGTAAGGATGCTCGGCATGCACGGCGCTCCGCTCAACGCAAGAAGTTTCAGGCTCGTGAATGCCGGGGCACAGGGGCCGAAGATAAACGCATTTGTAACAGAGGTCTTTTCAAGGGAGCTTACGGAGCGCTGCGTTTCTGGCGGCAGGCCAGGCGAGAAGGGTTAA
- a CDS encoding helix-turn-helix domain containing protein produces MELDYLEIVGRMKYSSGLKNDSAVAKTLNITPQALSNYKKKSRIPSHLVIDFAGLYGLSVDWLLTGKGDAYLGGGGGPRSERYIGVAEDKKPYGQRQQELARVIEVSPLAPEELIYVGKLLTILRAQNSTTSTAMKFNIDAFYKSVRPDEKKEPEN; encoded by the coding sequence ATGGAACTCGACTACCTGGAAATAGTCGGCAGGATGAAGTACTCTTCGGGTCTGAAGAACGACTCCGCGGTTGCCAAGACCCTAAATATCACCCCCCAGGCGCTCTCCAATTATAAAAAGAAAAGCAGGATACCGAGCCACCTTGTCATAGATTTTGCAGGGCTTTACGGGCTGTCCGTTGACTGGCTTCTTACCGGCAAGGGGGATGCTTATCTTGGCGGCGGCGGCGGTCCCAGGTCAGAGAGGTATATCGGCGTTGCCGAGGATAAGAAACCCTATGGCCAGAGGCAGCAGGAGCTTGCCAGGGTTATCGAGGTCTCTCCGCTTGCGCCCGAAGAACTGATATACGTCGGGAAACTTCTTACCATCTTGAGGGCGCAAAACAGCACCACCTCGACCGCGATGAAGTTCAACATAGACGCCTTTTACAAGTCCGTTCGTCCGGACGAGAAAAAAGAGCCGGAGAATTAA
- the fbp gene encoding class 1 fructose-bisphosphatase, with the protein MSDKIGMPLTKFLLEEQRNRSSSTGNFTSLLSDLTLATKIISREVNKAGLVNVLGSAGKTNVQGEEVQKLDEYANSTLIRTMEYGGHLAAMGSEENDGIINICCDYPRGDYLLLFDPLDGSSNIDVNISVGTIFSILRKRPGGDAAEKDFLQPGTEQVCSGYVIYGPSTMLVYTTGHGVHGFTLDPSVGEFLLSHEDMKIPEKGKIYSINEGNTKHWHGWTHKYVEKIKNNGMNARYVGSLVVDFHRNLLKGGVFLYPTDNKSPKGKLRLMYEANPLAFIVEQAGGAATDGKMRIMDIKPSELHQRTALIIGSKIDVEEATGFAKA; encoded by the coding sequence ATGTCCGACAAAATAGGAATGCCGCTTACGAAATTCCTTCTTGAAGAACAAAGAAACCGCTCGTCCTCGACAGGGAACTTTACTTCGCTTCTCTCCGACCTGACACTCGCAACAAAGATAATATCGAGAGAAGTGAACAAGGCCGGGCTCGTAAACGTGCTCGGCTCTGCCGGAAAAACGAACGTGCAGGGCGAGGAAGTCCAGAAACTCGACGAATACGCCAATTCGACCCTCATACGCACCATGGAGTACGGCGGCCACCTCGCTGCCATGGGCTCCGAGGAAAACGACGGCATCATAAACATCTGCTGCGATTACCCGAGAGGGGACTACCTTCTGCTCTTCGACCCGCTGGATGGCAGTTCCAATATAGACGTGAACATAAGTGTCGGCACCATATTTTCCATTCTAAGGAAAAGGCCGGGCGGCGATGCAGCTGAAAAAGATTTTCTCCAACCCGGCACCGAGCAGGTCTGCAGCGGATACGTCATTTACGGCCCCTCTACCATGCTCGTGTACACCACGGGCCACGGCGTGCACGGCTTTACGCTCGACCCGAGTGTCGGGGAGTTCCTTCTCTCGCACGAAGACATGAAGATCCCGGAAAAGGGCAAAATCTACAGCATAAACGAGGGAAATACAAAACACTGGCACGGCTGGACGCATAAGTACGTCGAAAAAATAAAGAACAACGGCATGAACGCGAGGTACGTGGGCTCGCTTGTTGTCGACTTCCACAGAAACCTTCTAAAGGGCGGCGTGTTTCTCTACCCAACCGACAACAAAAGCCCCAAAGGAAAGCTTCGCCTGATGTATGAAGCAAACCCGCTTGCCTTCATAGTGGAACAGGCAGGAGGAGCGGCTACCGACGGCAAAATGCGCATAATGGACATAAAACCATCGGAACTCCACCAGAGGACGGCTCTTATAATCGGCAGTAAAATTGATGTAGAAGAAGCAACCGGGTTCGCAAAGGCGTAA
- a CDS encoding phosphocholine cytidylyltransferase family protein — MQAVILAAGTGSRLEKVSGGAPKCLIEIDGRPLIEHQLEALHDAGVGKVLVVVGHKAMEVKRVLGHRVEYVDNPIYDITNSLYSLWLARDWIKGPFVLLNCDLLFDPSILHYLIGKGPNALVFDSTSSMGKEQTKVVIKEGRVVDIGKDVSPIMARGESLGMLYFDAAATHALFSRIGALVNDGGKKSWVMEGIRSVCTEIELKAYNIAGMPWVEIDFPNDYERAKREVWPAIRKGRWKKTVRWQWSKYAVAFAVIVLLFSIGLFFGSYSDKKEITWTNGVPSTGKEMDLKLVDGYQKWWKSSAGHPVDVTIKGPTTLRIETRLLMPVAVSGDGRYVVEVKVDGKLHSWESLKATPDKDASIPGDSKTVVGDRDRVLMDLPQGKHSVRVDLAASTSNDFLVRIRYPEPDTADDNEQ, encoded by the coding sequence ATGCAGGCCGTAATACTCGCGGCAGGAACCGGAAGCAGGCTTGAGAAGGTTTCCGGCGGTGCTCCAAAGTGCCTTATCGAGATAGACGGGCGCCCTCTTATAGAGCACCAGCTCGAGGCGCTTCATGACGCAGGGGTTGGCAAGGTGCTTGTTGTAGTCGGGCATAAGGCCATGGAGGTTAAGCGTGTGCTCGGGCACAGGGTCGAGTATGTCGATAATCCCATCTATGACATCACAAACAGTCTTTATTCCCTCTGGCTTGCCAGGGACTGGATAAAGGGGCCGTTTGTTCTCCTTAACTGCGATCTCCTGTTCGACCCTTCGATACTTCACTATCTTATTGGCAAGGGCCCGAATGCCCTTGTGTTCGATTCGACGTCTTCCATGGGCAAGGAGCAGACAAAGGTCGTTATCAAGGAAGGCCGCGTTGTGGACATAGGCAAGGACGTTTCTCCGATAATGGCAAGGGGCGAGAGCCTTGGCATGCTTTACTTTGACGCAGCTGCAACGCACGCGCTTTTTTCGCGTATAGGCGCGCTCGTTAACGACGGCGGGAAGAAAAGCTGGGTCATGGAAGGCATAAGGTCCGTGTGCACGGAGATAGAGCTCAAGGCCTATAACATAGCCGGCATGCCGTGGGTGGAGATAGATTTTCCAAACGATTACGAAAGAGCAAAGCGCGAGGTTTGGCCGGCGATACGCAAAGGGCGGTGGAAAAAGACCGTTCGCTGGCAATGGTCGAAGTACGCAGTCGCTTTTGCTGTTATTGTCCTGCTTTTTTCAATTGGCCTGTTTTTTGGTTCTTATTCCGACAAAAAGGAGATTACCTGGACAAACGGCGTGCCTTCTACCGGCAAAGAGATGGATTTGAAATTAGTCGACGGTTATCAGAAGTGGTGGAAGTCTTCGGCAGGGCATCCGGTGGATGTTACCATAAAGGGCCCGACAACGCTTAGAATAGAGACAAGGCTTTTGATGCCGGTAGCCGTTTCCGGTGACGGGCGCTATGTTGTCGAAGTCAAAGTCGACGGCAAGCTGCACTCCTGGGAAAGCCTTAAGGCAACGCCGGATAAAGATGCATCCATACCAGGGGATTCAAAGACCGTTGTCGGTGACAGGGACCGTGTTCTTATGGATTTACCCCAGGGTAAGCATTCTGTAAGAGTTGATCTGGCAGCCTCCACGAGTAACGATTTTCTGGTAAGGATAAGGTATCCGGAGCCGGATACAGCCGATGACAATGAGCAGTAA
- the ubiA gene encoding 4-hydroxybenzoate octaprenyltransferase — protein sequence MQASAIAEKITAVSDLIRLRKQYGTALLALPAMWSLVIASAGRPSVEHVLIFLVGSFLMRSAGCAINDVADRNIDKHVERTKTRPVADGRLGVKESLAVFAVLSLIALFLVLRLNFFTVKLAAAGLTLAIVYPFVKRISFFPQVVLGVAFGWGAVMAWAAVHEEIAIAALLIFIANIFYSTAYDTIYALMDMEDDKKAGVKSTAIFFGSRVWAALYVFYFLMAACLVGAGILAGLGVVYYLGVIMTTAALCFIVYGIRKNPEPKRAFNGFIANAWAGGFILFAIIIDFHVSL from the coding sequence ATGCAGGCAAGCGCTATAGCGGAAAAAATAACGGCTGTTTCCGACTTGATACGGCTTCGTAAGCAGTACGGCACAGCGCTTCTCGCTCTACCTGCCATGTGGTCACTTGTCATAGCATCCGCCGGAAGGCCGTCTGTTGAGCATGTCTTGATATTTCTTGTTGGCTCATTTCTTATGCGAAGCGCAGGGTGCGCGATTAACGACGTTGCCGACAGGAACATAGATAAACATGTCGAGCGCACGAAGACGCGTCCGGTTGCCGACGGCAGGCTCGGGGTAAAGGAATCGCTTGCAGTGTTCGCTGTTTTGTCGCTTATCGCGCTTTTTCTGGTATTGAGGCTTAACTTTTTTACCGTAAAACTAGCGGCAGCGGGGCTTACCCTTGCGATAGTCTATCCCTTTGTAAAAAGAATCAGTTTTTTCCCGCAGGTGGTCTTGGGCGTGGCCTTTGGCTGGGGCGCTGTAATGGCATGGGCGGCAGTGCACGAGGAAATCGCCATAGCGGCACTTTTGATATTTATTGCTAATATATTTTATTCGACAGCGTATGATACAATCTATGCTCTGATGGACATGGAGGACGATAAAAAGGCCGGGGTCAAGTCAACGGCCATATTTTTTGGAAGCCGCGTCTGGGCTGCGCTTTATGTATTTTATTTTCTGATGGCAGCGTGTCTTGTTGGCGCCGGTATTCTTGCAGGGCTTGGCGTTGTTTATTATCTTGGCGTTATAATGACCACAGCCGCGCTTTGCTTTATAGTATACGGGATAAGAAAAAATCCCGAGCCAAAACGAGCTTTCAACGGTTTTATAGCTAATGCGTGGGCAGGCGGTTTCATACTTTTTGCAATTATAATCGATTTTCACGTTTCTTTATAG
- a CDS encoding ABC transporter ATP-binding protein/permease — protein sequence MTNGKKSSSALNTVVTYGKSHSRWFWRGAVGACLVVFFRLAIPWPLKWVIEMVFPGGHADSILAYLPSSGHPVAWFAVLYVLLGAGLGFAELIQRVNLMRFASFTANDLRSAAVKGFAALDSTKRASSGDIIARVVGDIGRIKSGIAGILVHGLQNGLLFAVVCIVMLVVSIELGLVFFIAGLIAIIIGLYTSKPVARTSGKTRRKETGYAAALQEWLDYGDQAEGPEDVDADEAQREVRTTKIIAVSSFYVHVVLAISVGVALWIGYQGVNSGSIRPGELFLFIAYALTVHRRMVQVGRQLARTGKVAASVESVSGFLKGREVTETVRFNAESQKAVAITLDNVRLGSYRGKGGGYRLKVESLSIGPGEKVAVLGKTGSGKTSFIEVLAGVEIPEEGSVGFGGMEASGDRAFFMSVSAFLSSDPVLPSSVLWKVLRLQGPNADLSGEEEVLRLTKAWNVINDFPQGLESKVDSVKVTRSEARTLRLASILVGVTPGIWFLDDPVGGFSKQRSARCVEEIIKRAGAKTVVAALSRPVALEKFDRVIFMRNCKVDFDGTPDEWKRRQEADAGVTKEAGGEDE from the coding sequence ATGACAAACGGGAAAAAAAGCAGCAGCGCGTTAAATACCGTTGTTACTTACGGCAAGTCGCATTCGAGATGGTTTTGGCGCGGCGCTGTAGGGGCATGTCTTGTCGTATTCTTCAGGCTTGCCATACCGTGGCCCCTTAAATGGGTCATAGAGATGGTATTCCCCGGAGGCCATGCCGACAGTATTCTGGCGTATCTGCCGTCTTCTGGTCATCCGGTCGCATGGTTCGCTGTTTTATATGTGCTCCTTGGCGCGGGGCTTGGTTTTGCCGAACTCATACAGCGCGTAAATCTCATGAGGTTTGCCTCTTTTACGGCAAACGATCTAAGAAGCGCGGCAGTGAAGGGCTTTGCTGCTCTTGATTCGACAAAGCGCGCGTCTTCGGGCGATATCATAGCGCGGGTTGTAGGCGATATCGGCCGAATAAAGAGCGGCATAGCAGGCATACTCGTTCACGGCCTGCAAAACGGGCTTCTCTTTGCCGTGGTCTGCATAGTGATGCTCGTTGTTTCGATTGAGCTCGGGCTGGTGTTTTTTATCGCCGGGCTTATTGCGATAATCATAGGGCTTTACACGTCAAAGCCCGTTGCCAGGACATCTGGCAAAACAAGGCGTAAGGAAACCGGCTATGCCGCAGCGCTTCAGGAATGGCTCGATTACGGCGATCAGGCTGAAGGGCCGGAAGACGTCGATGCCGACGAAGCGCAGCGCGAGGTCCGCACAACGAAGATAATCGCCGTGTCTTCGTTTTATGTGCACGTAGTGCTTGCCATTTCGGTAGGTGTTGCTTTGTGGATAGGGTATCAGGGCGTAAACTCCGGCTCCATACGGCCGGGAGAGCTCTTTCTTTTTATAGCGTACGCGCTAACGGTGCACAGGCGCATGGTGCAGGTCGGCCGGCAGCTTGCGCGCACAGGCAAGGTGGCTGCGAGCGTAGAAAGCGTTTCCGGGTTTTTAAAAGGCAGGGAAGTCACCGAGACCGTGCGCTTCAATGCCGAAAGCCAAAAGGCGGTTGCCATAACATTAGATAATGTCAGGCTCGGTTCTTATAGAGGCAAGGGCGGCGGCTACAGGCTAAAGGTCGAATCGCTTTCCATAGGGCCCGGGGAAAAGGTCGCTGTACTCGGCAAAACCGGCTCCGGTAAGACGAGTTTTATAGAGGTGCTTGCCGGTGTCGAGATACCGGAAGAAGGCAGTGTCGGTTTTGGCGGCATGGAGGCAAGCGGCGACAGGGCGTTTTTCATGTCGGTCTCGGCCTTTCTTTCGAGCGACCCGGTGCTTCCCTCGAGCGTTTTATGGAAGGTCTTGAGGCTTCAGGGGCCAAACGCCGATTTGTCAGGCGAAGAAGAGGTTTTAAGGCTCACAAAGGCATGGAATGTCATAAATGATTTTCCTCAAGGCCTCGAGAGCAAAGTCGATTCGGTAAAGGTTACGAGGAGCGAGGCAAGGACGCTTCGCCTTGCGTCGATACTTGTGGGAGTAACTCCGGGAATCTGGTTTCTCGATGATCCGGTCGGAGGGTTCAGCAAGCAAAGAAGCGCGCGCTGCGTTGAGGAAATAATAAAGAGGGCCGGGGCCAAAACGGTTGTTGCGGCCCTGTCCAGGCCCGTTGCCCTGGAAAAGTTCGACAGGGTTATTTTTATGAGAAATTGCAAGGTCGATTTCGACGGCACGCCGGATGAATGGAAAAGAAGGCAGGAGGCCGACGCAGGCGTTACGAAAGAGGCGGGCGGCGAGGATGAATAA
- a CDS encoding UbiD family decarboxylase, whose protein sequence is MLFEDLREFLKELESRGLLKRIKTEVSTELEIAEITDRLVKSGGAAVIFENVKGFSMPVISNLYGTRERVAAGLGVTEAEFGEIGEFIAYLQRPKPPEGMWEAIKKLPFFAKMLTLGPKTVGSGACQEVILEGSKADFTKLPILKCWPKDIAPLITWPLVITKAPSENNENNLYNVGVYRMQVLGPDKAIMRWLKQRGGAKHQMLWEKTGKPMPVAVAIGCEPATTIAAVTPLPEDVSEFQFAGVLRKKAIELVDCKTVPLKVPATAEIVLEGEIRHGDVATEGPFGDHTGYYNAEEKFPVFHLKAITHRKNPYYLTTITGRPPKEDAVIGTVLNTLYLPTLRLTFPEIVNFALPMEAVSYRIAVVSIKKEYPGHAKRIMMGLWGVLKQFLYVKYIIVVDDDIDVRNWNDVLWALATRVDPRRDTTFIDDTPIDYLDFSSPKDGLGSKLGIDATNKVRPETERKWGEKMEMSEEIVKLVSGKWKDYGL, encoded by the coding sequence ATGCTTTTCGAGGATCTACGGGAGTTTCTAAAGGAGCTCGAATCAAGAGGGCTTCTTAAGAGGATAAAGACGGAAGTATCTACCGAGCTCGAAATTGCCGAGATAACCGACCGTCTTGTAAAGAGCGGCGGCGCGGCCGTTATCTTCGAGAACGTAAAGGGTTTCTCCATGCCCGTTATTTCCAATCTCTACGGCACAAGAGAGAGGGTTGCCGCAGGGCTTGGCGTTACAGAGGCCGAGTTCGGCGAGATAGGCGAGTTCATTGCTTACCTTCAAAGGCCAAAGCCGCCGGAAGGCATGTGGGAGGCGATAAAGAAGTTGCCGTTCTTTGCAAAGATGCTTACCCTCGGGCCAAAGACAGTTGGCAGCGGAGCGTGCCAGGAGGTTATACTTGAAGGCTCGAAGGCCGACTTTACGAAGCTGCCGATCCTAAAGTGTTGGCCAAAGGATATTGCGCCGCTTATAACATGGCCGCTTGTCATTACAAAAGCGCCGTCGGAAAATAATGAGAATAATCTTTATAATGTCGGCGTATACAGGATGCAGGTGCTTGGCCCTGATAAGGCCATCATGCGCTGGCTTAAGCAGCGCGGAGGGGCAAAGCACCAGATGCTCTGGGAAAAGACCGGCAAGCCCATGCCCGTTGCAGTTGCCATAGGGTGCGAGCCTGCGACAACCATAGCAGCGGTAACGCCTCTTCCAGAGGACGTAAGCGAGTTCCAATTTGCCGGGGTGCTTAGGAAAAAGGCCATAGAGCTTGTAGACTGCAAGACCGTGCCGCTAAAGGTCCCTGCAACAGCTGAGATAGTTCTTGAGGGAGAGATACGCCACGGCGACGTCGCAACCGAGGGGCCGTTTGGCGACCATACCGGTTATTATAACGCCGAGGAAAAATTCCCCGTATTTCATTTGAAGGCCATTACGCACAGGAAGAACCCGTATTACCTTACGACAATAACCGGAAGGCCGCCTAAAGAAGATGCTGTAATAGGCACGGTGCTAAACACCCTCTATCTGCCGACACTTCGTCTTACGTTTCCTGAAATCGTGAATTTTGCGCTTCCGATGGAGGCCGTGTCGTACAGGATCGCGGTTGTTTCGATAAAAAAGGAATACCCAGGACATGCAAAGCGCATTATGATGGGGCTCTGGGGCGTGCTTAAACAGTTTCTCTACGTTAAATACATAATAGTAGTCGACGATGATATAGACGTAAGAAATTGGAACGACGTCCTATGGGCGCTTGCAACCAGAGTTGACCCGAGACGCGATACCACCTTTATAGACGACACGCCTATCGACTACCTCGACTTTTCTTCTCCAAAGGACGGCCTTGGCAGCAAGCTTGGCATAGACGCGACAAACAAGGTGCGTCCCGAAACAGAGCGCAAGTGGGGTGAGAAGATGGAGATGAGCGAGGAGATAGTGAAGCTCGTTAGCGGCAAATGGAAGGACTACGGACTGTAA
- a CDS encoding FmdE family protein, with protein MSKDSTAWKQKFYDEVETISLKEPLAYVLGSQEKDSLCHFTFHDAIKMAGHACPAVSSAYKVTALALKALYGTETPVRGEILVLIKGGATQLAYGPQSQVITLITGASGITGFKGLGGKYSRFNKLVFDEDDFQFCTYIFQRADTGKAVRVIYDPGKLPEDPAMAELSPKVIKGGATPEEHARFISLWQDKVKKILLESNKLPGLFTVEELKDFEFPAA; from the coding sequence ATGTCAAAAGACTCAACCGCCTGGAAACAAAAATTCTACGACGAGGTAGAGACCATCTCTCTTAAAGAGCCGCTTGCGTATGTGCTGGGCTCACAGGAAAAGGACAGCCTCTGCCATTTTACCTTTCACGACGCCATAAAGATGGCCGGGCACGCATGTCCTGCCGTAAGCAGCGCATATAAAGTAACGGCCCTTGCCTTAAAGGCCCTGTACGGAACGGAAACACCTGTAAGGGGCGAAATATTAGTGCTTATAAAGGGCGGGGCAACGCAACTCGCCTACGGCCCGCAGTCACAGGTGATAACGCTCATCACCGGGGCAAGCGGCATAACCGGGTTCAAGGGGCTTGGCGGCAAGTACTCGCGCTTTAATAAACTCGTTTTCGACGAAGACGATTTTCAATTTTGCACATACATATTCCAGAGAGCGGACACAGGAAAGGCCGTTCGCGTAATCTATGACCCGGGGAAACTCCCGGAAGACCCGGCCATGGCCGAGCTCTCGCCAAAGGTCATAAAAGGGGGCGCAACACCGGAAGAACACGCAAGGTTCATTTCTCTCTGGCAGGATAAAGTCAAAAAGATACTTCTTGAATCGAATAAGCTTCCGGGGCTTTTTACGGTGGAAGAGCTAAAAGACTTCGAATTTCCTGCGGCATAA
- a CDS encoding CDP-glycerol glycerophosphotransferase family protein, whose product MTMGKKKILFTGYAQVHFVCFLPVYKRLMENPDVEVYLSGGFRRKEGEEVTFEEKGFYDPFPVNRENVLSLENIRNEHFDVLVSAHLSDTLFPGSVGKTVQIFHGVSFKNLAVREKALRFDMLCLPGRYHAELYRKNGLIRKDGSRCFLTGFPKTDSLVAGGLDRNAVLKAIGADPARKTVLFAPTGEKNNALDTMGHEIVKAVSGGAKWNLLVKPHDHPKKQIDWFKELAVYEKSGVHLVRDIDIEPYLFASDLLITDASSVAVEYTLMDRPIIFMDVPKLFKKLIERAPALDLDTYGRKIGRIVKSPDELTSAIEAGLSAKPGEGDDAGLRRKMATDVFYEPGKAVERVAGVVSYAAGVGDSLPRGVEELAPDDKAVSLKDADGR is encoded by the coding sequence ATGACAATGGGAAAAAAGAAAATACTGTTTACAGGCTATGCGCAGGTGCACTTCGTGTGCTTTCTGCCGGTGTATAAGCGGCTCATGGAAAATCCGGATGTCGAGGTGTATCTCTCCGGCGGTTTTCGCCGTAAAGAGGGCGAAGAGGTAACGTTTGAGGAAAAAGGATTCTACGACCCTTTCCCAGTCAACAGGGAAAATGTGTTGTCGCTAGAAAATATACGCAACGAGCATTTCGATGTTCTTGTGTCCGCGCATCTATCCGATACGCTTTTTCCCGGCTCCGTTGGAAAGACCGTGCAGATATTCCACGGTGTGTCGTTTAAGAACCTTGCTGTAAGGGAAAAGGCCCTTCGCTTCGACATGCTTTGCCTGCCGGGCCGTTATCATGCCGAGCTGTACCGTAAAAACGGTCTTATACGCAAGGACGGCTCGCGCTGCTTCCTTACCGGTTTTCCAAAGACCGATTCCCTGGTGGCCGGAGGGCTCGATAGAAATGCCGTTCTAAAGGCCATAGGAGCTGACCCTGCCCGTAAGACCGTACTCTTTGCTCCCACGGGCGAGAAAAATAACGCCCTCGACACAATGGGACACGAGATAGTAAAGGCCGTAAGCGGTGGTGCGAAATGGAATCTGCTTGTAAAGCCGCACGACCACCCGAAAAAGCAGATAGATTGGTTCAAGGAACTTGCTGTATACGAAAAAAGCGGCGTGCACCTTGTGCGCGATATCGACATAGAGCCGTATCTCTTTGCCTCGGACCTTCTTATAACGGACGCGTCTTCGGTAGCGGTTGAATATACGCTTATGGACAGGCCGATAATATTTATGGATGTGCCAAAGCTCTTTAAGAAGCTTATCGAAAGAGCGCCTGCCCTTGACCTCGATACCTATGGCCGTAAAATCGGCCGTATCGTCAAAAGTCCGGATGAGCTTACTTCTGCCATAGAGGCCGGGCTTTCGGCAAAACCAGGGGAAGGCGATGATGCAGGGCTCAGGAGAAAAATGGCAACGGATGTTTTTTACGAGCCGGGCAAGGCCGTTGAAAGGGTTGCGGGGGTTGTTTCGTACGCGGCAGGGGTTGGAGATTCGTTGCCGAGAGGTGTCGAGGAACTGGCACCGGATGACAAGGCTGTTTCTTTAAAAGACGCCGATGGCCGTTAA